In Setaria italica strain Yugu1 chromosome IX, Setaria_italica_v2.0, whole genome shotgun sequence, the genomic stretch GGGTTCAAGACCTGCACTTTTCAGGTCAGAAAAGAGCATTCCAGCAACACCTCTGGATCAGGATTATCTCGCAAACCAAACCAAGAAACTGTGACCACAATGCTTGTCAAATGAACTTGTTCATCCAAACCTGAGAACAGACTGTTCAGCACTCACTCGAGGGGAGCATCAATCCACAGCAAAAGTTAGACGCGGAGAGGACTAGAACTGCGATCACGGGGCACACTTACAACTCTTGTTCAAAAACTCTCATCTCCCACAAAATTTGTACAACAGCATCTAGGgcgggaaagaaagaaaaaaaatgaagcgaAGGATTGTTTGATCAATGGCAGTAGGGTTGGGGGTTGACGATGGCCATAGCACCTCTAAAGGATGAATTATTGCTGGAACAGTTCCCAGCATTTGGATGCCTTCAGTTTCTGCAGGTTGACAAACAAAGAAGATTAAGATTCTGACCAATATGTACTGCAAATGCTGAGAAAAGCGTATCTTGCGTGAGGACAAGATGATGGATACTACATACTTGTTTATGCGGTAATATACCATTACCTTTGTATGCATATGCAATCTGGATGTACAACGAATAGCAATAGCCACATAACGAGGACATAAAAATTTGTTGAAGTGGGGACCATTTTTTTAATATTGACTAGCATATAGGGTACTGCTCAAGGGAATGTATCTATTAATGAAATGCCATCAGGTTTAAAATACTGTGGCACTTCTGTCATATTTCTTTGGATGATTTCACTACCTATTAATTCCGTTCAAAAATCACTTAAACCTATTTAATGAACACCCAGAGTATCAGTCCAGAAAATGCATTAAAACATGTTATTCCAGCACAATCCTGTCCTAACAGGCAGGAAAATTAAGGTCTCAGATGACTAAACTAAATaacaaacaaaataacaatttcAGGTGGTTAGGAAGTATAACAAACAGCAAGATCGTGTTATGCAGTCCTGGTCTCCAACCAGGAGGCACTGTTACAGCATCTGATGGAAAGCTACATTCAACCAATAGGCCAGAAGTGTCTAGCTCAATTTAGAAGTTTGGAACTCTGGATAGCTCAGTACGAGCAGAGCACCAGAAAACAGAAATGGTGGCATATCCAATCTCAGACAAAAAGGACTGGTCCTTGACGACCATTACCTACTAATAGCACAATTTAACAGATTTCAACACAATAGAACATGTAGAGATGAACATTGGTTTGCATGGACAATGAAGAAATTAAATGGGGTTCCTTCTTAGTTCCTTACCACGCTGAGTGGTCTATAGGAAATAAAAGGGCAGTTAATGTCTTGAAAATGATATCACCAAAGTCACCAAACTACAATAATATTCAAGAAGACTTTTCTCTCAATAGCGTACACTAGCATTTTGTTGGTACCAAGACTCTAGTCATGATTTGCCGGGAACAACGTACCATGTACACTTTTTTCTTGTGTTGGGACACAAGTAGCAGTAGTACTAACTGGTCAATGGTCATACAAAAGTACAGTTCAGTGTCAACAATATGAGGGTCCTAGTCGTGTACACGAGCCCTAAATTCTTGAGCttaaatttaaaaattatttgagATCACACAGCAAGTCTGAAGCAAGTACTATGGAGCTTTGGCTTTCAGTAGCTCTATTCTTGAGTCTACATACACCCAGTAATCAAATCCCTACTAGCATGTTTTGCAAACAGATCACCAAGTAGGTTCGTAGATCAAAAGGAGTAAGGCGGTTTCGCACTAAAATGAAACAGCTTACGATTTGTGATTCTATGATTAGGGTTTACGCAGACTGTTTCTGTTTTCAAATTCCTTATGTCTACAGCCAAAATGGGCACTCAAAATTTATTATCATATTTCAGTGACACATTGTAACTGAGATCATGTACCTCTACAAGTAGAAACAAATGCATGTTAGATCACAAACCTAACACCCCAGATCAGTAGATAACACCAGTAGTCATCCAAAGGACTGAAACCTCTTATTATGGTAAGCTGCTACAGTACAAATCAGGTGACTGTATTACTACTAGATATTAATTCAAGACTTCATTTATTGGGGCAAGAGAAAATCTGATATGAGCAGAAACTTGCTTCAGTCAAGATGTTCTGCACATTTAGCTATCTTCTACTCCTACATGCAAAGGTAGTGTTCGATCCCTTTCCAGCAGCGCGACGTAGCTACAGCTCACAACAATTTAATACAATAAAATGCAATGCATGCCAATCAGAAGCCATGTGATCATGCACAATCCTCTCCAATGAGGAGCAAACGACACCTGTTAGGCTAGATCATGCAAAGCCGAGGTAAATGAAGTAGGATGACGCACTGGAATTCTGGCACCCGTCAACAGGAACAGAACAAGGTTAGTGTTTTACGGGATTTATGGGCACGAGACTACCTCGAGCGCTACGAAGAAGGTAATCATGACAAAATGACGATTTGAACACATTACGGGAGACAGAGACAAAAAGCTTGCGAATTTTGAGAGATTATCAACTTACCGTTGAAGGATGCGCAATCAGTTCTTGCTCTTCTCCTTCATGCCGGAGTGCCGGAACCCATCCCACAGCTGTAACGCCGCGGACGCGGTCAGCTGGTTCTCAGATGCCGgatgcgccgcggcggcggcgtggccgaaCAAGAACGGGCCGTCCAGCCTCTGGAGCTGCTGGTGGTGATAGCCTGAAAAGTTAGACTGGGAATTGGACTGAAGGGTCCCCCTATTGGCACCCAAGAAACCCGAGGACATGGAGAAATTGAGGCTGTAGTCTCCGGCGGAAGCGGAGGACGCCGCCAGAGCGTCCTGGCCGAGCGAGAAGTGAGGCATCTCGACGGAACTGGTGAAGTTGAAGGGCTGCGCCGGGACCATGCCGAACGGAGGCGCATTGCCGAACTTGATGGGGGCCGAGAAGGCGTGCGTCGACAGCCCGTGCGCACCTTTCCCCGGGTGCGCAATGCCGACgcagtcggcggcggccgccgcggagacgttgggttgctgctgctgccaggaATGCTTGTGCTCGGCGGCGCTAATGGAGCCGGCCGAGGCCACCCCGGTGAGCAGCTCGGTGAAGGACGCGGCCTGCGCCGAGGTGCTAGCCACGGTGACCTCCCTGTCCCGCGCGGCGCCCCCGCGGCCGTCGGAGCGCGAGAGGGAGAGCTCGGACCCCTTGCTTGTCTCCGATGTGCTGCTGCCCCCggagtgctgctgctgctgctgcttgacCTTGTTGCCGGCAGCATCCGCGTCGGCGGGCCCGGggagggcggcgaaggcggccggGTCGAGCGCGGGGAGCTTGTCGATGGCGTCGGAGGCGGCGTTGATGAGCCACTCGATGGCCTTGCTGGGCTGGTCGAAGCCGAGGCGGTCCTGCAGGTCGTAGAACTGGATGGCGGTGGGCACCGACAGGCGCACGCGGCGGTCGCGGATGCCCTTGGCCGTGTACACCTTGCTGTGGCGGTCCTTGCCCCCGCTGGCCCGCACGCGGTAGATCCGCGAGCCCGCCCCCGgtccctgcggcggcggcagcagcgccggcggctggccccacgccgccgccgccgcatccgcctCGCTCCCGCTCcccctcacgccgccgccgcggccgcgcttgGCGCCCTGCTGCTGGGACCGGCCCGGCGCCCCGTCCCCCGCCCCCGCTGCTCCCCCGTCGCCCACGGCCTCCATCCCGTCGCGCCGCTGCTCATGCGCTTGCGGCTTGCCCGCCTGCCCCGCGCGTGCTCAGCTCGTCGCGAGAGGAATGCGGCGTCTTTATGGAGGCGTGGCGCGTGGGCTGGCGCCTGGCGAGGCGCGTTTCGGCTGGGTGCCAGAGGGAGCGAGGGGGAGTGAAACGACCCGAATTACCATTTACGAGAATTCAAGCCGCACTTCGGTGATACTTCCACTGGAACTATCACGTGCGAACTTCTATAGTACAAATTTATACTTAATATAAAAATATCGAATAGCAACAGAGTAACAATATCATCAATATCAAGTACAACACTCGTCACATACCGGTACAAGTCCATTAGGATTGAATCATGAAAGGTAAACCATCTATGCAACAGTAACACGTAGCGTAACGAACAACAACTCCAAAGGTGGGGGACCATCTCTAATCTTCACATTCGTcgttgtcgaagtcgtagtcgggctccgaccctgaaaagccaccatctacacGAGAAGCGGAtaggccatgtcaacttccAAAAGCAGCAAGCTAAGAAAACGGGAAAaataatactatatgcatggttcaacctatatatggttgtaaTGATACATGCAGTAATCAAGGATGTATCAACCAATACCATccccgaggtcaacacctcataTCAAGGAAGTCGTCACAAACCACCAGATCCTTAACCTAAgaatccagcacccaaacaTACTAGGCGATATGAGAGCTCCttcccctcacatctcaacggtaaacgccggcctatctcaaaaagggaaGGTAGAAGTATAATAAAGTCTAGTCAGAGTAACAGATTAAAGGACTGTCCGTACCAGTGGACACGAACTATTCCTATAGGTTAtacactctgcaaaggttgtacatCTGTACCCGCCCAGCTAGAGCCTGAACGGTAGCTAGTCATCCAGACCCCACCTAACGGCTGGAGCCCTAGTAGGTGGCTAGCACTCTCCTATTTCCTCGAGTCTTGTAGTGTCTTCGACTGAAGGGCACGCCGTCACCAATCGGAGACCTCAAAgttgtgaaacctacccacgccGGGGTGCAGTCTGGTCGGAGCAGGTAAAtgcctcgaactccttacactTATCCTCCAATCCGTTTACAggctgagcactatccaccactagtctcggaTCGAACCCCGCCCATAACAAGGCGAACGGTATGTACGTATATAGTCCAAAGAAACATGGTTATactgactcggtccttaggGGCCGAGAGGGAGCACTCAACTCCACAACAATATGTGCTgaagcacctgcaacgtacaagtacgccacctgctcctcagtaTCAAACGAGATACCCACCACCATAGGCGCAGAGGGTGGAGAGAGACCAGAATGTTATCTTCTAGCAAGGCACTCCTTAGTACCAACCGCGGCTCGCTCCTACCAAAACACGTCAAGGGATCACACTCACCCAGAACACACGCGAGAGTGTACAAGGAATTCCATCCACAAATCCATGGTATACATCCATCTacaactcaaaagcatgtatatggaatATAAGTAAGATGGAATAGCTAGGGGTTTGTAGCTAGCCCACAGgtaggtaacaaggaaaacatgataaacaattatcaaggcatgacTAGAATCATGGGCTATGCGGTCAATCATcatccaagcatcataaataaagcgctagTAACTAAGCATgtataggatctatatgattgagagtgacatgacaccttgtccgtAGTCGTTGGGATCCTCCTCGGTGTAGTCGGGGTCTTGAGGGTCTTTCGGATCTTTGCTCGGGTCTGAACAGAACGAGATACAGTGCAATATAAACTAACTCGCattacatctaggcaaaaactccAGGAAAGttaaatttagaagatccaaataacatcaaactagctacaaacagcacgggctcgattttacgaatttaatgcaactagtttcatatttttcggagttcaaatgaattagttatgaatttttaaagattaaatgatttatttaattatttaattaattttgagAAAACATTAATTAGGGTGACACATGTCAGCTTCTGGTTGCGCCACATGGTAGCATGGGAGGGTGCCACGTGTCGGCTGCTGGTTGCGCCACATGGTAGCACGGGAGGGTGCCACGTGTCGGCTGACATGGTCAACGATCAACATTTTGACCGGTCAACGTTGGCCGGTCAGCAGTCAACTGGACCCACCGATCAACCGGTGGGTCCCACTGGTCAGTGGGCCCCGTGTGTGGGCCCGGCCCATGCCACGTTCGAGCCACGTGGCTCCACATGACAGCCATGTGGCCCAACAATACTACATGGCACTGCAACGTGGCACACACGTGGGCGCAGGTTTAGCCTAGGATCCGGTGTGCCGGTCGGATTTCGTGCACCACGCTCGTGGAGCCGAGCGTGTGGTGCTCACCTGATGGGTAGGCACGGCagcgggtggcggcgaggtgggTACGCGACGTTGTGGCTAAGGGTGCATGGTGACCGCGCCCACGACGTCGGGGCACGGAACAACGTCGCGGTGCGAAAAGGCTACAGGCAGCGCGGCGTGGCTGCGGCCCGGCCACGACGACTCGAAGGCCAGACAGGGGTGCCAAAGCGGAGAGAAGAGGGAGCAACGGTGCTCACGGTGGGGCGGAGGAGTAGAGCGCGACCGGCTCGGTGGTGACTCGCGGTACGGCGATGATGGCGGAGTGTCCTTTGCTTCGCTCCGGTGATGGCTGCTCCAATGGACggcggctccagctcctccccacggcggcggcctcctcctccttccggcGTGGCCTCCCTTCCTCTTTTCCTCCCTTCTCCTGTTTCTTTCCCTCCTCCATCTCTCCTCTATGGTGAGCatggcggcggcaagggaaaaccCCAGATGGATGGCGAGAGGTCGGGGCTCTGCCTCCTTCTATAGTGGCGCAGGGCGTGGCTAGGACTAGGGTTTGGGGGTGCGGCGCCGGTGAGCGGGCGGTTGAGATGCAGCGGCAAGGCAAGGCGGCCATCCGCGGCCTCCAGCACAAAAGCGGAGGAGCGGGGGAGGGCATGGGCGCATGCAGGAGCGGTAGCGCTTGCCAATGCGGACGTGGCCGACGAGCCCGTCCCATCATACGCGCACGCACCGCGTTCGATGCAATGTGGAAGAAGGGGCAACAGGCGCGCGATGGCTGACTGGCGGGGCTCACGTGTCAGTGGTggaaaggagagggagagggtcgTGGCGGTCGGGCCGGCCGACGGGCCTGGCTAGGCCAGGCCAGTAGGCTGCTGCGGGAGAGGTTAGGCGGGCCTGGCCGGTTGGTTGCGGGCTGGCCTAGTGGGTTAGATGTTAGGTtaggttttatttttatttatatttagtttgaattttaagttagattcaaaattcaaacacactcatgttttaaacCGAACAAGATCGAAAAAGAGCCAAATCAAACTATCATATAAGTTCTAAAATTAAATTGAGATTTAATTTATTAGGAAATTTCTAGAAGAGGGTAGAATTTATCTTCTATTTTCAAATGAGTAGACAattcaaataaatttttttaattttttgaaattttactcaatttaatatttcaatttttttaaatattacaGGGTGGCTGCGGCTGCTTGCTGGAATGCGGCAGGGCAGCCGGCAACGGCTGTGGCTGGGCTGTGTGTTCCGGCGTGCTCGTGCGCGCTGGCCGCGTTGGCCAGGCTGCTGCTCGAGCGCCGCGAACGGTCTTATCCCTACCCGGCCCTGGCTGCCACGCCTGCCCAAATCGCCCCTACTCGTCTCGCGCCACCTTTGCCTCGGTGTTTTTTTTTCGCcggttctctctctctctccagctCCCGAGTGACACACTCTCTCCACTCACGCGCTGGGCGCTGCGGCGCGGCAGAAGCTGCAGAGGGTAGCGggagacagcggcggcggcaggcttTAGGGGGGCCCGGCCCGGTGTCAGATCTGCTGCCGTCTGCGGCACTGCGCTGCTgccctgcccctgcccctgcccgcGCGCACTTGTCAACCAACGGCTCGCCTTTCGCGCGCTGTGCTAGTGTGCTCGGGACCGGGGGCCCGTACGGCGTGTAGTGCCGTGCCGTGCGAAACGGATAGTGTTTTTACCGCTAGCCTTTTCCTGCCCTGGCTCTTTCGGTGCTCACGGCGGCAGATCTCGCGCGCACGCCGACGCCGCGGTGCCGTCCGTCCCTACTGAGCAATGACCAATGATCGGTGATCCCGTCCTCGGGTCAATCAGTCAATGACCCGAGCCGTGGTCCTTTTGTGGTGGATGGAAAATGCACGGAGAGCCGGTTTTGATCGAGGAAAGCACGGAATATATGCCATTTGGAGTCGGTGTTCGGAGGTCATTTAAGCATTCCTAGGCTATAAGGTGCCACAAACAACACTGGTTCTATAGACGCCTGGCTGTATAGTTGGTTGCCGTCTCAAAAGAATGCACCGGGAAATAGAGGCGTTAGGTAGCTCTGCGTGCTTTATTTCAAATTTCCTAATCGTCTCACGAGATAGGTGGGCATAGAGGTTAAACAACAAGTGGCGTCGAACGAATGGATGATAAGTAAAACTTAGAGGGACGTGCATGCATTTTCTTTTGATTTGGACGATACTGCTGGCCAGGCATTGCTTCCTGCACGACAGCTCTCAAGAAGAATGCGGAGAGACAGATCCGTTCTTATTTTCTGCATGCGTTGTAAGATGCCTGCATAGATTTGAGTTGTAACTTTAGAGCAGTTGTCGCCTGGTATACTTTCCTTTTATTCGGACGTTACCATACTAGCCAGCCATTGCTTCATGCATGACAATTGTCAGATTTGCACGAACAAATGGAGAAGAATGCGAAGATGCGGATCCGTTTTTATTTTCTGCATGCGTCATACACGCCTAGATGGATTTGAGTTGTAGTTTTACGAGCAAGAGCAATTGTCTCTTGTGGGGTCCTACTTCCTAGAATCTAGAGGGTGAGTGCATGATTACATAGGTGTGCTTATGTCTTGTTCTAATGGACCTATTGCCAAAATAGCGTTCGGCCTACGTGCATATGTAACCGTCAATTTAAGCATTATGCGtgctacctttttttttgtttgtgatTGTTGTGGACTCAAGGATTAAAAGGAGATGAGTGTCGAGTTGTGGTTTTGTTTTCTCCCGCCGCATGCATGCATTATCCAGTACCGTATCAATAATCTACGAGGCACTGCAATGACCAAGTGTAGACTTATACAAATTTAGCATAGATCCTTAGGTTGATCCATTGTAGTCGGTGCCACTTGTGGATGTGCAGCAGCGTTTTTCATCTACCGGTGCATCGCCTATTCTCCATATGCCCATTGTGCCtttagaaaaatgaaaaaacaaatCATCATGCTATGTAGTACAAAAGTGAAAAGTTTAAGGTcaattgaaaatttgaaataGCAAATGCCACTTATATTCTAAAAGAATTGAAGCAAATCGATGTCGGTCATATAATTGGTTGTAGTCCAAGGAGTGGATATACCAGAAAAGAGAAATTTTAGGTGGCCTTGCGTGCTTCATTTCAAACTTCACAATCATCACAAAGACAACTGGAGCTAGGTGCAAAACAATGTTTGATGCTAAATGGATGCGACATGTAAGGCTTAGAGGCTTATACATTCATTTTCATGTGATTTATGGGTTGCCATTCCAATCAAGCTAGGTGCAAAACAATATTTGATTTATGGCACAAGCACAACAATTTGTC encodes the following:
- the LOC101767058 gene encoding transcription factor PCF6, with protein sequence MEAVGDGGAAGAGDGAPGRSQQQGAKRGRGGGVRGSGSEADAAAAAWGQPPALLPPPQGPGAGSRIYRVRASGGKDRHSKVYTAKGIRDRRVRLSVPTAIQFYDLQDRLGFDQPSKAIEWLINAASDAIDKLPALDPAAFAALPGPADADAAGNKVKQQQQQHSGGSSTSETSKGSELSLSRSDGRGGAARDREVTVASTSAQAASFTELLTGVASAGSISAAEHKHSWQQQQPNVSAAAAADCVGIAHPGKGAHGLSTHAFSAPIKFGNAPPFGMVPAQPFNFTSSVEMPHFSLGQDALAASSASAGDYSLNFSMSSGFLGANRGTLQSNSQSNFSGYHHQQLQRLDGPFLFGHAAAAAHPASENQLTASAALQLWDGFRHSGMKEKSKN